GGTCGCCGTGCCACAGCCGGACCGGCTCGGCGCCGGCGAGCCGGGCGGCCCGGGCCGCGTCCCCGTCGTCGAGCGAGCCGGGAAAGGTCACCACACCGACCCGGGCGGTCACGAGTGCGCGCCCGCGGTCTCGTCGGAGGCGACCACGTGGACGGTGAAGTCCTCGATGACCGGGTTGGCGAGCAGCTTGTCGGCGATCTCGCGGGCCCGGTCCAGGTCCGGTTCGCCGGTGAACTCGATCTCGATCCGCCTGCCGATCCGAACCGAGGCGACGTCGTTGACGCCGAGCCGGGGCAGCGCGTTCGCGACGGCCTGGCCCTGCGGATCGAGGATCTCGGGCTTGAGCATGACGTCGACTACGACGCGAGGCACGGGGCACTCCTGACTGTGTACGCAGTTGGGTGCCGGCCCACAAACGGCCGAGCCCAGCCAGCCTACCTGGCAGATACCGCCCGGCCCGCACCGGCCGTCGCCAGTACGGGCGGTGGCGGGTGGGACTCTCGGTGCGGACCGGAGACCGTTGCGCGTTCGTTGCGGCGTCGATACGTATTCGTTGCGCGGGAGGCCGCGCCTCGGCCGCACAC
The genomic region above belongs to Micromonospora sp. WMMD1128 and contains:
- the purS gene encoding phosphoribosylformylglycinamidine synthase subunit PurS, translated to MPRVVVDVMLKPEILDPQGQAVANALPRLGVNDVASVRIGRRIEIEFTGEPDLDRAREIADKLLANPVIEDFTVHVVASDETAGAHS